Proteins encoded by one window of Ignavibacteriota bacterium:
- a CDS encoding proline dehydrogenase family protein, with the protein MELLNKSIVNFVKLLPKSIVHIFAKKYIAGVDLQDAVNVVKLLNAKGIFATLDVLGEAIKTKDEAIDEKEECFKVLNAIDQNNLKANLSVKPTSLGLSIDENFFYNQLREVLTHAKKLNNFVRVDMEDSPYTSSTIRIFKKLQSEFDNVGIVVQAYLKRTENDVKDLNSTKTNYRLCKGIYIEPDEIAYKNKQSIRDNYLKLLEMMLKNGSYVGIATHDDYLVNGAYRIIDDMKLSKDKYEFQMLYGVTEKLRDKINSDGHKIRIYVPYGKKWYAYSIRRMQENPEIAGHIAKSIFKFN; encoded by the coding sequence GTGGAATTATTAAACAAATCTATTGTAAATTTTGTTAAACTGCTTCCTAAGTCAATAGTGCATATTTTTGCGAAAAAATATATTGCCGGAGTTGATTTACAAGATGCCGTAAATGTAGTAAAATTGTTAAACGCAAAAGGTATTTTTGCAACTTTAGATGTTTTAGGTGAAGCGATAAAAACCAAAGATGAAGCAATTGATGAAAAAGAAGAATGTTTCAAAGTTCTAAACGCAATTGATCAAAATAATTTAAAAGCAAATCTTTCAGTTAAACCGACTTCTTTAGGTTTAAGCATTGATGAAAATTTTTTCTATAATCAGCTTAGAGAAGTGTTAACGCATGCAAAAAAACTAAATAACTTCGTTAGGGTAGATATGGAAGATTCTCCTTACACTTCTTCAACAATAAGGATATTTAAAAAATTGCAAAGTGAGTTTGATAATGTTGGTATTGTTGTTCAGGCTTATCTGAAGCGTACTGAAAATGATGTAAAGGATCTTAATTCGACCAAAACAAACTACAGATTATGCAAAGGTATTTACATTGAGCCGGATGAAATTGCGTATAAAAATAAGCAGTCAATTAGAGATAATTACTTAAAACTTTTAGAAATGATGCTGAAGAATGGAAGTTATGTAGGTATTGCGACACATGACGATTATTTGGTAAACGGCGCATATAGAATTATTGATGATATGAAATTGTCCAAAGATAAATATGAATTTCAAATGCTTTACGGAGTTACTGAAAAATTAAGAGACAAAATTAATTCCGATGGACATAAAATAAGAATCTATGTGCCTTACGGTAAAAAATGGTATGCGTATTCAATAAGAAGAATGCAGGAAAATCCCGAGATAGCAGGACATATTGCAAAAAGTATTTTTAAGTTCAATTAA
- the tsaD gene encoding tRNA (adenosine(37)-N6)-threonylcarbamoyltransferase complex transferase subunit TsaD, whose amino-acid sequence MIVLGIESSCDETSVSLLKDENVIVNLISSQHFHNKFGGVIPELSSRAHLQQIIPLVRNALDNSGLKLNDIDLIAATAGPGLIGALLVGLTFGKSLSLALNKPFVPVNHIEGHIFSGFLMNEKPQYPFLCSAVSGGHTLLLLVKSEFEIIKLGSTIDDAIGEAFDKVSKMLKLGYPGGPLIQKYAETGDENFIKYPIARTKNKYDFSFSGIKTSVLRSIENIEKDRPINDEDKKNISASFQNAAVNAILKNIIHAINEFDVKCISLVGGVAANLKLRNELKLLGKKFSKRIIIPDMEYCGDNAAMIALRGYQYFKGGYRFSLNSNAFPNLTKDYFENKIL is encoded by the coding sequence ATGATAGTTCTTGGAATTGAAAGCTCGTGTGATGAAACTTCAGTATCACTATTAAAAGATGAAAATGTAATTGTAAATTTAATTTCATCTCAGCATTTCCATAATAAATTTGGCGGTGTAATTCCCGAATTATCAAGCAGGGCACATCTACAACAAATTATACCGTTGGTTAGAAATGCGTTAGATAATAGTGGTTTGAAACTTAACGATATTGATTTAATTGCGGCTACAGCAGGACCAGGTTTAATTGGCGCTTTATTGGTCGGTTTAACATTCGGTAAAAGTTTATCGCTTGCTTTAAACAAGCCGTTTGTTCCAGTAAATCATATCGAAGGACATATTTTTTCGGGATTTTTAATGAACGAAAAACCCCAGTATCCGTTTCTTTGTTCGGCAGTTAGCGGCGGACATACTTTACTGCTTTTGGTTAAAAGCGAATTTGAAATTATTAAACTCGGTTCCACAATTGACGATGCGATAGGAGAAGCTTTTGACAAAGTATCAAAAATGCTTAAACTGGGTTATCCCGGCGGACCGTTAATTCAAAAATATGCTGAAACAGGAGATGAAAATTTCATAAAATATCCAATTGCTAGAACAAAGAATAAATATGATTTTTCGTTCAGCGGTATTAAAACTTCGGTACTTAGATCAATTGAAAATATTGAAAAAGATAGACCAATAAATGACGAAGATAAAAAAAATATTTCGGCTTCTTTTCAAAATGCCGCGGTTAACGCTATTTTAAAAAACATAATTCACGCAATAAATGAATTTGATGTAAAATGTATTTCGCTTGTTGGCGGAGTTGCCGCAAATTTAAAATTAAGAAATGAATTAAAACTTCTTGGGAAAAAATTTAGTAAAAGAATAATAATTCCTGATATGGAATATTGCGGAGATAACGCAGCAATGATAGCGTTACGCGGATATCAATATTTTAAAGGAGGCTATAGATTTTCATTAAATTCTAATGCTTTTCCAAATCTTACTAAAGATTATTTTGAGAATAAAATACTGTAA
- the mltG gene encoding endolytic transglycosylase MltG, which produces MAKKNRKSFLKPTKSKIFFGIGLLVFITGNFIFMFYKPNYNGTSKSVILNIASGETFNSIVDSLYEKNIIHNKFYFKAASHIYSADRNIKAGNYEIPDGTNYKELLKILIQGKPKGQKLVTIQEGIWHEKLAALLQDELGISAKKFMKLSNDEKFIKSLNLNTKSLEGYLLPETYYFYKGISEEDIIKKLSNEVKKIFEQKDVIDQLKLMNMNQNQILTMASIIDGESNDFKEFGRIAGVYYNRLRKNWKLQADPTIQYILRKNNAKVNQILYKDLEIDSKFNTYMYYGLPPAPINNPGKEAIMAAIFPEENNYFYFVADGKGGHVFSESSTEHERQVNRYRIWRENNK; this is translated from the coding sequence ATGGCAAAAAAAAATAGAAAAAGTTTTCTAAAACCTACAAAGTCAAAAATATTTTTTGGAATTGGGTTATTGGTTTTTATAACAGGTAATTTCATCTTTATGTTTTATAAACCAAATTACAACGGAACTTCAAAGTCCGTAATTTTAAACATTGCTTCTGGTGAAACATTCAATTCAATTGTTGATTCACTCTATGAAAAGAACATAATTCATAATAAATTTTATTTTAAGGCCGCGTCACATATTTACAGCGCTGATAGAAACATTAAAGCGGGAAATTATGAAATTCCCGATGGAACTAATTACAAAGAATTATTAAAAATTTTAATTCAGGGTAAACCAAAAGGTCAAAAATTAGTAACAATTCAGGAAGGAATTTGGCATGAGAAATTAGCGGCGCTTCTTCAAGATGAATTGGGAATATCAGCAAAAAAATTTATGAAATTATCCAATGATGAGAAATTTATTAAAAGTTTAAACCTAAACACAAAATCTTTAGAAGGTTATTTGCTTCCCGAAACTTATTATTTTTATAAAGGAATAAGTGAAGAAGATATAATTAAAAAGTTATCAAATGAAGTAAAAAAAATATTTGAGCAAAAAGATGTTATTGATCAATTGAAACTAATGAATATGAATCAAAATCAGATTTTAACTATGGCTTCAATAATTGATGGTGAATCAAATGATTTTAAAGAGTTTGGCAGAATTGCAGGAGTTTATTATAATAGACTTAGAAAAAATTGGAAACTGCAGGCTGATCCAACAATTCAATATATTTTAAGAAAAAACAACGCTAAGGTAAATCAAATTCTTTATAAAGATTTAGAGATAGATTCCAAGTTTAACACATATATGTACTATGGTTTACCGCCGGCTCCAATTAACAATCCCGGAAAAGAAGCAATTATGGCCGCAATATTTCCGGAAGAAAATAATTATTTTTATTTTGTTGCTGATGGAAAAGGCGGACACGTATTTTCAGAATCATCAACCGAACATGAACGACAAGTAAACAGGTACAGAATTTGGCGAGAAAACAACAAGTAA
- a CDS encoding Ig-like domain-containing protein, with translation MARKQQVIFPILFAVTILLMIGCANQLSPPGGEKDIIPPKILESFPENGTTNFDKDFIELTFSEYVTKRTVNDAFFISPILESTPEFSWTNKSVEITFKEKLKENTTYSIVIGTEITDVNNNNKMTEPFILTFSTGSKIDSGNISGKVYADKVDEIMIFAYKKNVDSLNIYKNKPDYVSQVNKTGEYKINGLGNGEYELFAVKDEFKNLVYDKGEDQIGFASGSVVIQDSANKVYDVNFFMTKEDTLPPNILSATMTDKNHIVVEFSEPIDSSKMSADNFSIVDSTQNKTFNVKNYFKGNVNKSEYVLCINDSLNDENNIYLSAHDIFDLNKNKILSQSINFTPSNKVDTNYIKITQLVTDLAKNTIDYHQPKFTINFSDGFDTKILNTALVILDPDSNSIKFNFEKINDASVKIIPLNDLKPKTNYKVKINFKNITDLVGNKVDTIVTNKLTTINNLDFSGASGKVVTKKKNTKAVLKNLENKKMQIQKDVSKDGIFNFERLNPAKYLLWFYSDADSNNKYSFGNFDSLKYSEEFYFYPDTLNLRARWPVGDIEINY, from the coding sequence TTGGCGAGAAAACAACAAGTAATATTTCCTATTTTATTTGCAGTTACAATTTTGTTAATGATAGGCTGCGCAAATCAACTTTCACCTCCCGGCGGAGAAAAGGATATTATTCCGCCAAAAATATTGGAATCATTTCCCGAAAACGGAACGACAAATTTTGATAAAGATTTTATTGAACTTACTTTTTCCGAATATGTAACTAAACGAACTGTTAATGACGCTTTTTTCATCTCACCAATTTTGGAAAGCACGCCGGAATTTTCATGGACTAATAAATCTGTGGAGATAACTTTCAAAGAAAAGCTCAAAGAAAACACAACTTATTCAATTGTTATTGGTACAGAAATTACGGATGTAAACAATAATAACAAAATGACAGAACCATTTATCCTTACGTTTTCAACCGGAAGTAAAATAGACAGCGGAAACATTAGCGGTAAAGTTTATGCAGATAAAGTAGATGAAATAATGATCTTTGCTTATAAAAAAAATGTGGATTCATTAAACATTTATAAAAATAAACCGGATTATGTTTCGCAGGTTAACAAAACCGGTGAATATAAAATTAATGGTTTGGGCAATGGTGAGTATGAATTGTTTGCGGTTAAAGATGAATTTAAAAACTTGGTTTACGACAAAGGTGAAGATCAAATTGGATTTGCCTCCGGAAGCGTAGTAATTCAAGATTCTGCTAATAAGGTTTATGATGTAAATTTTTTTATGACAAAAGAAGATACACTTCCGCCTAATATATTATCCGCGACTATGACGGATAAAAATCATATTGTAGTTGAATTCAGTGAACCAATAGATAGCTCTAAAATGAGCGCAGATAATTTTTCAATAGTCGACTCAACACAAAATAAAACTTTTAACGTAAAGAATTATTTTAAAGGCAATGTTAATAAAAGTGAATATGTCCTTTGTATCAATGATTCTTTGAATGATGAAAACAATATTTATTTATCTGCGCATGATATTTTTGATTTGAATAAAAACAAAATTTTGAGTCAAAGTATTAATTTTACTCCAAGCAACAAAGTTGATACGAATTATATAAAGATTACACAATTAGTAACTGACTTAGCAAAGAATACAATTGATTATCATCAGCCGAAATTTACCATTAATTTTTCAGATGGATTTGATACAAAAATACTTAACACGGCATTGGTAATTCTTGATCCTGACAGCAATTCAATAAAATTTAATTTCGAAAAAATAAATGATGCCTCTGTAAAAATAATTCCGCTAAATGATTTGAAGCCAAAAACAAATTATAAAGTTAAAATTAACTTTAAGAACATTACGGATTTAGTCGGAAATAAAGTTGATACAATTGTTACAAATAAATTAACAACAATAAATAATTTGGATTTTTCAGGTGCAAGTGGAAAAGTTGTTACCAAAAAGAAAAATACAAAAGCTGTTCTTAAGAACCTTGAAAATAAAAAAATGCAGATTCAAAAAGATGTTTCTAAAGACGGTATTTTTAATTTTGAACGACTGAATCCGGCAAAATATTTACTCTGGTTTTACAGTGACGCCGATTCGAATAATAAATATTCATTTGGTAATTTTGATTCACTAAAGTATTCCGAGGAATTTTATTTTTATCCTGATACTTTGAACTTAAGAGCGCGCTGGCCGGTCGGTGATATCGAAATAAATTATTAA
- the ftcD gene encoding glutamate formimidoyltransferase: MNEQLIECVPNFSEGRDLNIIKQITDEIEKVGNVKLLDVDRGADMNRTVVTFIGDKNGVAEAAFQAIKKASELIDMSKHSGTHPRMGATDVFPFIPVNGITIEECVQLSKDVAKRVGEELKIPVYLYEKSARKTDRKNLAVIRKGEYEGLSEKLKDENWRPDFGPVEFNKRSGATVIGVREFLIAYNINLNTREKLHAIDIAYELREKGRSARRPASFPYYYKSENVIKYEKDIYPCGECDFNGKTISETIKHCSEVHGYDLTELLKLNDINPDSPEGESVKKKGLFKNCKAIGWIVNEFDRSQISINLTDYNVTSMHDVLEAARKLAEERGIVVTGSEIVGLVPFNALYQSGKYYLQKQQRSTGIPVKDILNSAVQSLGLNDVNDFRISERVLGLPKNSDDALVEMTLYDFVDEVSRETPAPGGGSIAALAGALGAALSSMVSNLSSFKKASENIDELLNSTAEKSQQIKNELMKAIDEDTHAFNDFMNAKRLPNNSASEKEIRKQAMQNGLKKAVLVPHKTAELSKEVIDISLIVAKNGNPNSITDVGVGAQMAYSGVIGGIYNVLINLKEIKDVEFCNSMKDKCGNLKKDAQLALEEVLNYVESKIM; the protein is encoded by the coding sequence ATGAATGAACAATTAATAGAATGCGTACCTAATTTTTCCGAAGGCAGAGATTTAAATATTATTAAACAAATTACAGATGAAATTGAAAAGGTCGGCAATGTAAAACTCCTCGATGTAGATCGCGGTGCCGATATGAACAGAACTGTTGTTACTTTTATTGGTGATAAAAATGGAGTTGCCGAAGCGGCATTCCAGGCAATTAAAAAAGCTTCTGAACTTATAGATATGTCAAAGCATTCCGGCACTCATCCCCGAATGGGCGCAACCGATGTTTTTCCGTTTATTCCGGTAAACGGAATTACAATTGAAGAATGCGTACAATTATCAAAGGATGTTGCAAAAAGAGTTGGTGAGGAATTAAAAATTCCGGTTTACTTATATGAAAAATCCGCGCGAAAAACAGATAGAAAAAATCTTGCAGTAATTCGTAAAGGTGAATACGAAGGTTTATCTGAAAAATTAAAAGATGAAAATTGGAGACCCGATTTTGGTCCAGTTGAGTTTAATAAAAGAAGCGGCGCGACAGTAATTGGTGTGAGAGAATTTTTAATTGCTTATAACATAAATTTAAATACTAGAGAAAAACTTCATGCAATTGATATAGCTTATGAGTTAAGAGAAAAGGGAAGATCGGCGAGGAGACCTGCATCATTTCCGTATTACTATAAAAGTGAAAATGTTATTAAGTATGAAAAAGATATTTATCCTTGCGGTGAGTGCGATTTTAACGGAAAAACAATAAGTGAAACAATTAAGCATTGCAGCGAAGTTCATGGTTATGATCTTACCGAATTATTAAAGTTAAATGATATTAACCCCGATTCGCCTGAAGGTGAATCTGTAAAGAAAAAAGGACTATTCAAAAATTGCAAAGCAATTGGCTGGATAGTAAATGAATTCGACAGATCTCAAATTTCTATTAATTTAACTGATTATAACGTTACATCAATGCACGATGTTTTGGAAGCGGCGCGTAAATTAGCCGAAGAAAGAGGAATTGTTGTAACCGGAAGTGAAATTGTCGGATTAGTTCCGTTTAATGCGCTTTATCAATCGGGCAAGTATTACTTACAAAAACAGCAAAGATCAACCGGAATTCCGGTAAAAGATATTTTAAACTCAGCGGTTCAATCATTGGGATTAAATGACGTAAATGATTTTAGAATTTCGGAAAGAGTGTTAGGATTACCTAAAAATTCTGACGACGCTTTGGTTGAGATGACCTTATATGATTTTGTCGACGAAGTTTCAAGGGAAACTCCGGCTCCCGGCGGCGGTTCAATTGCGGCGCTTGCAGGAGCTTTAGGAGCGGCTTTATCTTCAATGGTAAGCAATTTATCATCATTTAAAAAAGCTTCTGAAAATATTGATGAACTTCTAAATTCCACTGCTGAAAAATCTCAGCAAATAAAAAACGAATTAATGAAGGCGATAGATGAAGACACACACGCGTTTAATGATTTTATGAACGCGAAAAGATTGCCGAACAATTCCGCAAGTGAAAAAGAAATAAGAAAACAAGCAATGCAGAACGGATTAAAAAAAGCGGTACTTGTACCGCATAAAACTGCTGAATTATCTAAAGAAGTAATTGATATTTCATTAATTGTCGCGAAAAACGGAAATCCGAATTCAATAACCGATGTTGGCGTGGGTGCACAAATGGCTTACTCAGGTGTAATTGGTGGGATTTATAATGTTCTTATAAATCTTAAAGAAATAAAAGACGTGGAATTTTGTAATTCTATGAAAGACAAATGCGGCAATTTAAAAAAAGACGCACAGTTAGCATTAGAAGAAGTTTTAAATTATGTTGAATCGAAAATAATGTAA
- the purU gene encoding formyltetrahydrofolate deformylase yields MNNIAILLLSCKDQKGLVYKITKLIYELNGNIIDLDEHVDQIEKMFFVRVAWNFDESKNSKSEITESFSLLAGEFNSKWEVKFEDEKQNAAIFVSKYDHCLQEILWRNSLSELNINLKLIISNHPDLKGLAEHYKIPFYVFEINKLNKPEIELKELELLKHNNVELIVLARYMQILSPEFVKNFPNKIINIHHSFLPAFIGGNPYKQAFERGVKIIGATSHYVTSQLDEGPIIEQDIIKITHNDSLEDLITKGRDLERLVLARALLLQSQNRILVYGKKTIVF; encoded by the coding sequence ATGAACAATATTGCCATACTGCTCTTAAGCTGTAAAGATCAAAAAGGTTTAGTTTATAAGATTACTAAACTGATTTACGAACTAAATGGAAATATTATTGATTTGGACGAACACGTAGATCAAATTGAAAAAATGTTTTTTGTAAGAGTCGCTTGGAACTTTGACGAAAGTAAAAATAGCAAATCTGAAATTACTGAATCCTTTTCATTACTCGCAGGTGAATTTAATTCAAAATGGGAAGTTAAATTTGAAGATGAAAAACAAAATGCAGCAATTTTTGTTTCAAAATATGATCATTGTCTGCAGGAAATTTTATGGAGAAACAGTTTATCTGAGTTAAACATAAATCTTAAACTCATTATTTCCAATCATCCTGATCTAAAAGGTTTAGCAGAACATTATAAAATTCCGTTTTACGTGTTTGAAATTAATAAATTAAATAAACCTGAAATTGAGTTAAAAGAATTAGAATTACTAAAACACAACAATGTTGAATTAATAGTTCTAGCAAGATATATGCAAATTCTTTCTCCAGAATTTGTAAAAAATTTTCCTAACAAAATTATCAACATACACCATTCATTTTTACCCGCATTTATCGGCGGAAATCCATATAAACAAGCATTCGAAAGAGGCGTAAAAATTATTGGAGCTACAAGTCACTATGTTACAAGCCAATTAGACGAAGGCCCGATTATTGAACAGGATATAATTAAAATTACCCACAATGATTCCTTGGAAGATCTTATTACGAAGGGCAGAGATCTGGAAAGACTCGTTCTCGCGAGAGCGCTTCTGCTGCAAAGCCAAAACAGAATTTTGGTATATGGGAAAAAGACGATTGTATTTTGA
- a CDS encoding AsmA family protein, whose amino-acid sequence MKKILKITGIIFVALILFILIIPFFFKSQITDLIKNEANKNLNATLNFSDVGLNLFSSFPNLSLSMNDLSIVNKAPFEGDTVFSSSNLSLSINLMSVISGDKIKINSFKMINPKVLVFILKDSTANYKIFPEENKNETTENESDGKISVDLESYEIVNGKIAYIDQTSNMVAAINGLNHTGDGDFSQDNFILRTKTDVKELTFEMNNIKFLNRVSAELTMDLDVNLKDMKFILKNNQLKMNNLVLNLDGGVEFPNDELFVDFKFNAPSASFKDILSLVPAIYKNNFADLKANGTANLSGNLKGKSTDDLIPAFNLKINVANADFSYPQLPVPVKNVNVDLTIANNDGIINNTIIDLSKIHFELGKDPFDGKLKVTNIKESPFVDAMMKGVINLDNLKNAIKFENITTLSGIINSDVSFTGNLQTEQQNYENINANGKMKLQNFKYKSIDLKEEVSIPNAELSFTPKKVELKSFSTKIGESDLSASGELNNLISFFLADGILVGKLNVTSNYFNMNPFMSEDESTTPKKSDSVKISAINIPKNVDFVLSSTIKNLIFDNLDIKDFKGKLIVKNSKVIMENLFMNLLNGSLAGNGYYFKDELTENPEVNFSMNISNFDINKTYNSFITVKQFAPIAKYIQGNFSSTLSFTTNLNNELVPDWNSFNSNGKLSLTSIEIKGFKPFTTLGNILKISELSNPSIKNVNPSFKIENGKFFISPVSYKIADYDVTLSGSNSIDQSIDYTMDIDIPAGNLQKSANSAISGLLKKDLNIIKSDKVKVKALIGGTIDSPKITTSATDIAKDIVKDAVEEVKDKVVEEAKQKVDSLKTQAENKIKEEAKKKEEELKKKLEEEAKKKMKNIFKFGKN is encoded by the coding sequence ATGAAGAAAATATTGAAAATAACGGGAATAATATTTGTCGCATTAATTTTATTTATTTTAATAATTCCTTTCTTTTTCAAATCTCAGATAACAGACCTTATTAAAAATGAAGCAAATAAAAATTTAAATGCAACTTTAAATTTTAGTGATGTCGGATTAAATTTATTTTCCAGTTTCCCCAATCTATCTTTATCGATGAACGATCTTTCAATAGTAAATAAAGCGCCGTTTGAAGGAGATACGGTTTTCAGCAGTTCAAATCTTAGCTTGTCAATAAATTTAATGAGTGTTATTTCCGGCGATAAAATTAAAATAAATTCCTTCAAGATGATAAATCCAAAAGTTTTGGTTTTTATTTTAAAAGACAGTACAGCTAATTATAAAATATTTCCCGAAGAGAATAAAAATGAGACTACTGAAAATGAATCTGATGGTAAAATATCGGTTGATCTAGAATCTTATGAAATTGTTAATGGTAAAATTGCGTATATCGATCAAACTTCAAATATGGTTGCCGCTATTAATGGATTAAATCATACCGGCGATGGTGATTTTAGTCAAGATAATTTTATTTTAAGAACAAAAACTGATGTTAAAGAATTAACATTTGAAATGAACAATATAAAATTCTTAAATAGAGTAAGCGCTGAATTGACAATGGACTTAGATGTTAATCTAAAGGATATGAAATTTATTTTGAAAAATAATCAGCTGAAAATGAATAACTTAGTTCTTAATTTGGATGGAGGAGTTGAATTTCCGAATGATGAACTTTTCGTTGATTTTAAATTTAACGCTCCCTCCGCAAGCTTTAAGGATATTCTTTCATTAGTACCTGCAATTTATAAAAATAATTTTGCTGACTTAAAAGCAAATGGAACTGCTAATTTATCCGGTAATTTAAAAGGTAAATCTACGGATGATTTAATTCCAGCTTTCAATTTAAAAATAAATGTTGCTAATGCTGATTTCAGTTATCCGCAATTACCAGTTCCTGTTAAAAACGTTAACGTAGATTTAACAATAGCAAATAACGACGGTATAATTAATAACACAATAATTGACTTGAGCAAAATTCATTTTGAACTTGGAAAAGATCCTTTTGATGGAAAATTAAAAGTTACAAATATTAAAGAATCGCCTTTTGTTGATGCAATGATGAAAGGAGTAATCAATTTAGATAATTTGAAAAATGCGATTAAATTTGAAAATATAACTACACTGAGCGGAATTATAAATTCCGATGTAAGTTTTACGGGAAATTTGCAGACTGAGCAGCAAAATTATGAAAATATAAATGCAAACGGAAAAATGAAATTGCAGAATTTTAAGTATAAATCTATTGATTTAAAAGAAGAAGTTAGTATTCCTAATGCGGAGCTTAGTTTTACGCCAAAAAAGGTTGAGTTGAAATCATTTAGTACAAAAATAGGTGAGAGCGATTTGAGCGCTTCCGGGGAATTGAACAATTTGATTTCATTTTTTCTTGCCGATGGAATTTTAGTTGGAAAATTAAATGTTACATCAAACTATTTTAACATGAATCCTTTTATGTCCGAAGATGAAAGCACTACTCCGAAAAAGTCAGATTCCGTAAAAATTTCCGCAATTAATATTCCTAAAAATGTTGATTTTGTTTTATCATCTACAATAAAAAATTTAATTTTCGATAACCTTGATATCAAAGATTTTAAGGGAAAACTAATTGTTAAAAACAGCAAAGTTATAATGGAAAACTTATTTATGAACTTACTAAACGGTTCATTGGCAGGCAATGGTTATTACTTTAAAGACGAATTAACGGAAAATCCTGAAGTAAATTTCTCAATGAATATTTCCAATTTCGATATAAACAAAACTTATAATTCTTTTATCACTGTTAAACAGTTTGCTCCGATTGCGAAATATATTCAAGGTAATTTCAGTTCAACTCTTTCGTTTACAACTAATCTGAATAACGAATTAGTGCCTGATTGGAACAGTTTTAACAGCAACGGGAAACTTAGTTTGACATCAATTGAGATTAAAGGTTTCAAACCTTTTACAACTTTGGGAAATATTTTGAAAATATCCGAACTATCAAATCCGAGTATTAAAAATGTTAATCCTTCTTTTAAAATTGAAAACGGTAAATTTTTTATTTCACCTGTTTCCTATAAAATTGCTGATTATGACGTTACATTATCAGGTTCGAACAGTATTGATCAATCAATTGACTATACAATGGATATCGATATTCCAGCTGGCAATTTACAAAAATCAGCAAATTCAGCAATTAGCGGACTACTAAAAAAAGATCTGAATATTATTAAAAGTGATAAAGTAAAAGTTAAAGCATTGATTGGTGGAACAATTGATTCGCCTAAAATTACTACTTCCGCAACAGACATTGCAAAAGATATTGTAAAGGATGCTGTTGAAGAAGTGAAAGACAAAGTTGTTGAAGAGGCAAAACAAAAAGTTGATTCCTTGAAAACACAAGCTGAAAATAAAATTAAAGAGGAAGCAAAGAAAAAGGAAGAAGAATTAAAGAAAAAGCTTGAAGAAGAAGCCAAAAAGAAAATGAAAAATATTTTTAAATTCGGAAAAAATTAA